The following are encoded together in the Tursiops truncatus isolate mTurTru1 chromosome 10, mTurTru1.mat.Y, whole genome shotgun sequence genome:
- the LOC101324439 gene encoding kelch domain-containing protein 3 isoform X2, with protein sequence MLRWTVHLEGGPRRVNHAAVAVGHRVYSFGGYCSGEDYETLRQIDVHIFNAVSLRWTKLPPVRPATRGQAPVVPYMRYGHSTVLIDDTVFLWGGRNDTEGACNVLYAFDVNTHKWSTPRVAGTVPGARDGHSACVLGKTMYIFGGYEQLADCFSNDIHKLDTSTMTWTLICTKGNPARWRDFHSATMLGSHMYVFGGRADRFGPFHSNNEIYCNRIRVFDTRTEAWLDCPPTPVLPEGRRSHSAFGYNGELYIFGGYNARLNRHFHDLWKFNPVSFTWKKIEPKGKGPCPRRRQCCCIVGDKIVLFGGTSPSPEEGLGDEFDLIDHSDLHILDFSTSHMSFEELLELQSQVGTKTYKQLVTGNSTKKQSSRPPVQKACVADKHRPLEMSAKVRVPFLRQVVPVSKKVARDPRFDDLSGEYNPEVFDKTYQFLNDIRAREKDLVKKQLKKRRSGEEREKLQQLLQQMEQQEMAQQERKRQQELHLALKQERRAQAQQGHRPYFLKKSEQRQLVLAEKFKELKRSKKLESFLSRKRRRNAGKDRRHLPLSKE encoded by the exons ATGTTACGGTGGACGGTGCACCTGGAGGGCGGGCCCCGCAGGGTGAACCATGCTGCAGTGGCTGTCGGACACCGGGTGTACTCCTTCGGGGGTTACTGCTCTGGTGAAGACTATGAGACGCTGCGTCAGATTGATGTGCACATTTTCAATGCAG TGTCCTTGCGTTGGACAAAGCTGCCCCCAGTGAGGCCCGCCACCCGCGGGCAGGCTCCCGTGGTACCCTACATGCGGTATGGACACTCCACCGTCCTCATCGACGACACAGTCTTCCTTTGGGGTGGGCGGAATGACACCGAAGGGGCCTGCAATGTGCTCTATGCCTTTGACGTCA aTACTCACAAATGGTCCACACCCCGAGTGGCAGGAACAGTTCCTGGGGCCCGGGATGGACATTCGGCTTGTGTCCTGGGCAAGACCATGTACATTTTCGGGGGCTACGAGCAGCTG GCGGACTGCTTTTCCAATGACATTCACAAGCTGGATACCAGCACCATGACATGGACCCTGATCTGTACAAAG GGCAACCCTGCACGCTGGAGGGACTTCCACTCGGCCACAATGCTGGGCAGTCACATGTATGTCTTTGGGGGCCGTGCAGACCGTTTTGGGCCATTCCATTCCAACAATGAGATTTACTGCAACCGCATCCGTGTCTTTGACACGAGGACTGAGGCCTGGCTGGACTGTCCACCCACCCCAGTGCTGCCTGAGGGGCGCCGGAGCCACTCAGCCT ttGGCTACAATGGGGAGCTGTACATTTTTGGTGGCTATAATGCAAGGCTGAACCGGCACTTCCATGACCTCTGGAAGTTTAACCCTG TGTCGTTTACCTGGAAAAAGATTGAACCGAAGGGGAAGGGGCCATGTCCCCGCCGGCGCCAGTGCTGCTGTATTGTTGGTGACAAGATTGTCCTCTTTGGGGGTACCAG TCCGTCTCCTGAGGAAGGCCTGGGAGATGAATTTGACCTCATAGATCATTCTGACTTACACATTTTGGACTTTA GCACATCTCACATGTCATTTGAGGAGCTGTTAGAATTGCAGAGCCAAGTGGGCACTAAGACGTACAAACAATTGGTAACTGGAAACAGCACTAAGAAGCAAAGTTCCAGACCACCTGTCCAAAAAGCATGTGTTGCAGATAAACACAG GCCTCTGGAAATGTCAGCCAAGGTCCGGGTGCCATTTTTGCGTCAAGTTGTTCCCGTCAGTAAGAAG GTAGCCCGGGACCCCCGCTTTGACGATCTGTCAGGGGAATATAATCCTGAGGTGTTTGATAAAACGTATCAATTCCTAAATGACATCCGAGCCAGAGAGAAAGAT CTTGTGAAAAAGCAGCTGAAGAAGCGCCGTTCAGGGGAGGAGCGTGAGAAACTGCAGCAGCTGCTTCAGCAAATG GAGCAGCAAGAAATGGCACAGCAGGAACGGAAGCGGCAGCAGGAGCTGCACCTGGCTCTGAAGCAGGAGCGGCGGGCTCAGGCCCAGCAGGGCCATCGGCCATACTTCCTGAAGAAAT CTGAGCAGCGCCAGTTGGTCCTAGCTGAGAAGTTCAAGGAGCTGAAACGAAGCAAGAAGCTAGAGAGCTTCTTGAGTCGAAAGAGGCGCCGAAATGCAGGCAAGGACAGACGACATCTCCCTTTGAGCAAAGAGTAG
- the LOC101324439 gene encoding kelch domain-containing protein 3 isoform X1, which yields MLRWTVHLEGGPRRVNHAAVAVGHRVYSFGGYCSGEDYETLRQIDVHIFNAVSLRWTKLPPVRPATRGQAPVVPYMRYGHSTVLIDDTVFLWGGRNDTEGACNVLYAFDVNTHKWSTPRVAGTVPGARDGHSACVLGKTMYIFGGYEQLADCFSNDIHKLDTSTMTWTLICTKGNPARWRDFHSATMLGSHMYVFGGRADRFGPFHSNNEIYCNRIRVFDTRTEAWLDCPPTPVLPEGRRSHSAFGYNGELYIFGGYNARLNRHFHDLWKFNPVSFTWKKIEPKGKGPCPRRRQCCCIVGDKIVLFGGTSPSPEEGLGDEFDLIDHSDLHILDFSPSLKTLCKLAVIQYNLDQSCLPHDIRWELNAMTTNSNISRPIVSSHG from the exons ATGTTACGGTGGACGGTGCACCTGGAGGGCGGGCCCCGCAGGGTGAACCATGCTGCAGTGGCTGTCGGACACCGGGTGTACTCCTTCGGGGGTTACTGCTCTGGTGAAGACTATGAGACGCTGCGTCAGATTGATGTGCACATTTTCAATGCAG TGTCCTTGCGTTGGACAAAGCTGCCCCCAGTGAGGCCCGCCACCCGCGGGCAGGCTCCCGTGGTACCCTACATGCGGTATGGACACTCCACCGTCCTCATCGACGACACAGTCTTCCTTTGGGGTGGGCGGAATGACACCGAAGGGGCCTGCAATGTGCTCTATGCCTTTGACGTCA aTACTCACAAATGGTCCACACCCCGAGTGGCAGGAACAGTTCCTGGGGCCCGGGATGGACATTCGGCTTGTGTCCTGGGCAAGACCATGTACATTTTCGGGGGCTACGAGCAGCTG GCGGACTGCTTTTCCAATGACATTCACAAGCTGGATACCAGCACCATGACATGGACCCTGATCTGTACAAAG GGCAACCCTGCACGCTGGAGGGACTTCCACTCGGCCACAATGCTGGGCAGTCACATGTATGTCTTTGGGGGCCGTGCAGACCGTTTTGGGCCATTCCATTCCAACAATGAGATTTACTGCAACCGCATCCGTGTCTTTGACACGAGGACTGAGGCCTGGCTGGACTGTCCACCCACCCCAGTGCTGCCTGAGGGGCGCCGGAGCCACTCAGCCT ttGGCTACAATGGGGAGCTGTACATTTTTGGTGGCTATAATGCAAGGCTGAACCGGCACTTCCATGACCTCTGGAAGTTTAACCCTG TGTCGTTTACCTGGAAAAAGATTGAACCGAAGGGGAAGGGGCCATGTCCCCGCCGGCGCCAGTGCTGCTGTATTGTTGGTGACAAGATTGTCCTCTTTGGGGGTACCAG TCCGTCTCCTGAGGAAGGCCTGGGAGATGAATTTGACCTCATAGATCATTCTGACTTACACATTTTGGACTTTA GCCCTAGTCTGAAGACCCTGTGCAAACTGGCTGTGATTCAGTATAACCTGGACCAGTCCTGTTTGCCCCATGACATCAG GTGGGAGCTGAATGCCATGACCACCAACAGCAATATCAGTCGCCCCATTGTCTCCTCCCATGGGTAG
- the MEA1 gene encoding male-enhanced antigen 1: MAAVVLGGDTMGPERIFPNQTEELGPHQGPTEGTGDWSSEEPEEEQEETGAGPAGYSYQPLNQDPEQEEVELAPVGDGEDVVADIQDRIQALGLHLPDPPLESEDEDEEGAIASSNHSSIPMDPEHVELVKRTMAGVSLPAPGVPAWAREISDAQWEDVVQKALQARQAAPSWK, from the exons ATGGCAGCAGTAGTTCTAGGGGGAGACACCATGGGTCCTGAACGTATCTTCCCCAATCAGACTGAGGAACTCGGGCCACACCAGGGCCCTACAGAAGGCACTGGGGATTGGAGCAGTGAGGAACCAGAGGAAGAGCAAGAGGAAACGGGGGCAGGACCAGCTGGCTACTCCTACCAGCCCCTGAATCAAGATCCTGAACAAGAGGAGGTGGAGCTGGCACCAGTGGGGGATGGAGAAGATGTAGTTGCTGATATCCAGGATCGGATCCAG GCCCTGGGGCTTCATTTGCCAGACCCACCATTAGAAAGCGAGGATGAAGATGAGGAGGGAGCTATAGCATCGAGCAACCACAGCTCTATTCCTATGGACCCAG AACACGTGGAGCTGGTGAAAAGGACGATGGCTGGTGTAAGCCTACCTGCGCCAGGGGTTCCTGCCTGGGCTCGGGAGATATCAGATGCCCAGtgggaagatgtggtacagaagGCCCTCCAAGCCCGGCAGGCTGCCCCTTCCTGGAAGTGA